In Microcella indica, the genomic window ATGCGGTAGAGCGCGAGCGCACGAGCCTCGGTCAGGTGGCCGCGGTCGCCGAACTCTCGCTCGGCGAGGGTCAAGCCTGCCTCGCGCATCGAGTCGAGCAGGGCGCCGAGGTCGTCGACTCCCGGTTGCGGGCCGTCTTCCTGCGTGTGGCGCAGGCCCGTGAGCAGCACGCGCACGTCGGCGAGGGCATCCCGTGCCGTCTGCGCGATCGTCTCGAAGGCATCGGCGGCCTGCTCGTCACGCTGCGCCGTCGCATATCGGGCGCCGTCGGCCTGCGCGATCACGACGGTGAGGGAGTGCGCCACGACATCGTGCACATCGCGCGCCACGCGTGTTCGCTCGGCTTCGAGGTCGGCGCGGGTGAGGGCGGCGTCGCGCTGGGTGGCGGTCTGCTCCACCTCGGTCGTCAGGGTCCGGCGTGCTCGTGCGCTGCGCAGCAGCTCGCCCCCGAACCAGGCGAGCGCTGGCATGAGCAGGACGAGGAGACTCAGCGGGCCGAGACCATAGCCGACGTACCCGATACCGCCTGCGATGAACGCGACGGTCAGCGCGAGGGCGAAAGAGCGCCCCAGCCAGCGGACCTGATCGGAACCGTAGGCGACGGCACCGAAGACGGCGATGTAGATCGGGAACCATAGGGCTCCGTTGGGCGTGCCTCCTGACCACCCGGCGAGGGAGACGACCACGATGGGGGCCGCTGAGATGAGGAGGCCCCACAACGGGCGGATGCGATGCAGGGCGACTCCGGCGCCGAGTGGAAGGAGGAGTACGCCGACGAGGTAGTTGCCGGTGACGCTCGTCGCGTAGTACGCGGCCGTGAACGAGAACAGCACTCCCACCGAGATCTCTGAGATGAGTCGCAGTCGAGTGGCGTGGCGAGAGAGGCGGTCGAGCACTGAGTCGATCATGTCCGCCACGCTAGGGCCCGCGCGGCTCGCGGTCGCCCGAAACGCGCGCCGGTCACCCCTGCGGGGGAGCAGTTTCATCCGAAAGGCTGAGGTCGAGCATCCCGTCGCCGCCATGTGGCGCGTCAGAGGCCCAGATTTGCCCCAAAAGGGGTGATCGCGCGTCGGTGAGCGCCCATGTGCGCCAGATCTGGCACGAAAGGGCGGCGCGACGCGGCGTTGGCGGGCTCGCGGGGCGCGGGTGTACCCTGGAGGCGTGTTCGGCCAGCTCCTTCTTCGCTGCCGCGACGAGGCTTAGTCCACCAGCCTCCCTCGTCGCGGAGTTTGTCGTCGGCTGAAACCCCGACCCGCGCAGAGCGGTACAGACGAGACCAGCAGGAGCACATCATGGAGAACCGCCAGCAGCCCTCCGGCATGCCGACCCAGAAGTACACGCCGTACCACGAGCAGATCCGGGTCGAGCTACCCGACCGCACGTGGCCGACGAAGCGCATCACGCACGCACCGCGCTGGTGCGCCGTCGACCTGCGCGACGGCAACCAGGCCCTCATCGACCCGATGAGCCCCGAGCGCAAGCGGGTCATGTTTGACCTGCTCGTGCGCATGGGGTTCAAGGAGATTGAGGTTGGGTTCCCGAGCGCGAGCCAGACCGACTTCGACTTCGTGCGCACGCTCATCGAGGATGACCTCATCCCCGATGACGTGACCATCCAGGTGCTCACGCAGTGCCGTGAGCACCTCATCCAGCGCACCTACGAGTCCATCAAGGGCGCGAAGCGCGCGATCGTGCACTTCTACAACTCGACGAGCGTGCTGCAGCGCGAGGTCGTGTTCCGCAGCGACCGCGAGGGCATCAAGCAGATCGCGCTCGAGGGCGCGCGCCTGTGCCGCTCGTTCGAGTCGATGGTGCCGGGCACCGAGGTGTTCTACGAGTACAGCCCCGAGAGCTACACGGGCACCGAGCTCGAGTACGCCGTCGAGGTGTGCAACGCCGTGCTCGACGTGCTCGAGCCGACCTCTGAGCGCAAGGTCATCATCAATCTGCCCGCGACGGTCGAGATGGCGACGCCGAACGTCTACGCCGACTCCATCGAGTGGATGAACAGGCACCTCGCCCACCGCGAGAACGTGATCCTGAGCCTGCACCCGCACAACGACCGGGGCACCGCCGTGGCCGCCGCCGAGCTCGGCTACCTCGCGGGGGCCGACCGCATCGAGGGCTGCCTGTTCGGCAACGGCGAGCGCACGGGCAACGTCGACCTCGTCGCGCTCGGCATCAACCTCTTCACGCAGGGCATCGACCCGCAGCTCGACTTCAGCGACCTCGACGAGATCAAGCGCACCGCCGAGTACTGCAACCAGCTCAAGGTGCACGAGCGCTCGCCCTGGGCGGGCGACCTCGTCTACACGGCCTTCAGCGGCTCGCACCAGGACGCCATCAAGAAGGGCTTCGAGGCGATGGATGCTCGGGCCGCCGCCGCGGGAGTGACGAGTGACGACATTCCGTGGGGCGTGCCCTACCTGCCCGTCGACCCCAAGGATCTGGGGCGCTCGTACGAGGCGGTCATCCGCGTCAACTCGCAGTCCGGCAAGGGCGGCGTCGCCTACCTGCTCAAGACCGACCACAAGCTCGACCTGCCGCGCAAGCTGCAGATCGAGTTCAGCCACGTCGTGCAGGCCAAGACGGATGCCGACGGCGGCGAGGTCACGAGCGACCAGATCTGGGAGATCTTCCAGGACGAGTACCTGCCCGCCCCCGACGCCGACGCCAAGTGGGGGCGCTTCGAGCTGCTCTCGACGCGCACTGCCTCCGACATGACGGGCGAGGTCACGCTCAACGCGACCCTGCGCGACGGAGAGGAGATCGCCGCGACCGAGGCGACCGGCAACGGTCCCGTCGCGGCGTTCCTCAGAATGATGGAGCACCAGGGCATCAGCATCCGCCTGTTCGACTACGTCGAGCACGCGCTGAGCGCCGGCGGGGATGCTCTGGCCGCGAGCTACGTCGAGCTCGAGGTCGACGGCCGCACGCTGTGGGGCGTGGGCATCGACGCCGACATCTCGACGGCGTCGCTCAAGGCCGTCGTCTCGGCGGTCAACCGTGCCATCAGGCTCGACGCCTCCGACCGTGAGGGCGAGCTCGTCGGCGCCTAGTGCGGGCGCCGCTCGGCGGCGGCCCGGTGACGGGCTGCCGCCGCATCCCGCCGCCCCGATCTCCACAATTCAGGAGTCGGTGACACGGCGCGGCCGTCGACACGCCGTGAGAGCGCGGCCACGCGCGAGCGTGCGGCGCCGTCTCCTGAATTGTGGAGACGAACGGGGTGCTGGAACGTCCGTCGGCGGGTGGTCGCGGCCCAGTCGGCGAAGCGGATGCCCGGCCCGGGCACCCCGGTGGTGTGCAGCCCGGCGCGGTAGGCGGCGACGAGCGTGCCGGGCGCGCGCCATTCGACGACCCGGCGTGGGGCCGCCTCTGCCGACGCGCCGTGCGCGACGAGCCACTGCTGGGCGAGCTCGGCCATCGGCAGCACTTCGGGGCCGCCGAGGTCGTCGACACGCTCGTTCACTGGCTCCGCGGCCGCGAGCGATACGAGCCGGTCGGCGACCGCCGCGGTGCTGATGGGCTGGAACGGCGTGTCGAGCGCGTTCACGCGCGGCAGGAGTCGCTGGGCGCGGAAGAACCCCGCCACGAAGTCGTGGAACTGCGTCGCCCGCAGAATCGTGAACGGCACGCCGGAGCCGGCGACGAGTTCCTCGTACGCGAGCTTCGCGCGGTAGTAGCCGAACGGCACGGTGTCGACGCCTACGATCGACAGGTACACGAGGTGCTGCACCCCCGCGGAACGAGCGGCGTCGACGAGGTGCTGGGTCGCACGAGCATCCGACCGTCGGTTCGTGGCGAGGTGAAGCACCGTGTCGACGCCGTCGAGTGCCTCCCGCAGGCCGACTCCCGACTGCAGGTCGGCGACGACGTGCGCGTCGCCGAGACGGCGGCTCAGGATGCGCGGCTCGACGCCGGCTGCGCGCAGAGCTTCGACGGTGGGGCGGCCGAGGGTTCCGATGCCGCCGGTGATGAGCAGGGCCACACTCGAATTCTGTCGCAGTCGAGCGGCTACCCGTGCGGCCGGCTCGCCCCGGGGATGGGGGAGCGACGCCGCACGCGGGCCGCGGAGCTGACGACCGGGATCGACGAGGTCGTCGGGTGCAGGTGGATCACGCCGGTGGATGTCGTGACCGTGCGGCTGCCGTCGTCCGGCGCAGGGTCGTCGTCGCGCCTTCCGCGCCGGGGGATGGAGGGCAGCCTGGGCAGGCGCGTGATCGCGCGCTGCTCGGGCAGGCTCCAGCCGAACAGCACCGACGCCATGCGCACCCCGAAGGTGATCGCGACGCCGGCCGCGCCCGCCACGAAGACGTCGACGTCGAACGCCAGGAGAACGGCGATGGTGCCCGAACCGGCCGCGGCAGCGACCGCGTAGAGCGAGCCGACGTGCATGAGCGCGATGGGCAGGTTCAGTAGCAGGTCGCGCAGAATCGAGCCGCCGACCGCCGCGAGAACTCCGACGAAGATGGCGGCGACCTCGGGCAGCCCGAGAGCGAGCGCCTTGGTCGTGCCGATGGCGCCGAAGAGGCCGATCGTGAGCGCGTCGAGCGCGGTGATGAGCGGGTTGACCCGTGCGAGCACGCGCTCGAGCAGCATGCCGAGGAGCGCCGCGCCGGTCGCGACGACGACGTACCAGTTGGTCTGCAGGGTCGCGAGCGGAACGTTGAGCAGCAGGTCGCGCAGCAGACCGCCACCGAAGCCGACGACGAGGCCGATGATGGCGACCCCGAGCCAGTCGAGCCTGCGGTCGCGGAACTGCGCCGCGAACAGCGCCCCCTGCAGTGCCCCGATGCCGACGGCGAGCAGGTCGGCCCACAGCGGGATCACGAAGAGGTCGTCCACGTGACCATTCTGTCGCTCTGCGCTGACTGCGCACCGCCCGCGAGCATGCTGACCACGTGCCGGGAAGGGCTCACGCGTGTTCGTGTGTCTC contains:
- a CDS encoding SDR family oxidoreductase, translating into MALLITGGIGTLGRPTVEALRAAGVEPRILSRRLGDAHVVADLQSGVGLREALDGVDTVLHLATNRRSDARATQHLVDAARSAGVQHLVYLSIVGVDTVPFGYYRAKLAYEELVAGSGVPFTILRATQFHDFVAGFFRAQRLLPRVNALDTPFQPISTAAVADRLVSLAAAEPVNERVDDLGGPEVLPMAELAQQWLVAHGASAEAAPRRVVEWRAPGTLVAAYRAGLHTTGVPGPGIRFADWAATTRRRTFQHPVRLHNSGDGAARSRVAALSRRVDGRAVSPTPELWRSGRRDAAAARHRAAAERRPH
- the leuA gene encoding 2-isopropylmalate synthase; protein product: MENRQQPSGMPTQKYTPYHEQIRVELPDRTWPTKRITHAPRWCAVDLRDGNQALIDPMSPERKRVMFDLLVRMGFKEIEVGFPSASQTDFDFVRTLIEDDLIPDDVTIQVLTQCREHLIQRTYESIKGAKRAIVHFYNSTSVLQREVVFRSDREGIKQIALEGARLCRSFESMVPGTEVFYEYSPESYTGTELEYAVEVCNAVLDVLEPTSERKVIINLPATVEMATPNVYADSIEWMNRHLAHRENVILSLHPHNDRGTAVAAAELGYLAGADRIEGCLFGNGERTGNVDLVALGINLFTQGIDPQLDFSDLDEIKRTAEYCNQLKVHERSPWAGDLVYTAFSGSHQDAIKKGFEAMDARAAAAGVTSDDIPWGVPYLPVDPKDLGRSYEAVIRVNSQSGKGGVAYLLKTDHKLDLPRKLQIEFSHVVQAKTDADGGEVTSDQIWEIFQDEYLPAPDADAKWGRFELLSTRTASDMTGEVTLNATLRDGEEIAATEATGNGPVAAFLRMMEHQGISIRLFDYVEHALSAGGDALAASYVELEVDGRTLWGVGIDADISTASLKAVVSAVNRAIRLDASDREGELVGA
- a CDS encoding sensor histidine kinase is translated as MIDSVLDRLSRHATRLRLISEISVGVLFSFTAAYYATSVTGNYLVGVLLLPLGAGVALHRIRPLWGLLISAAPIVVVSLAGWSGGTPNGALWFPIYIAVFGAVAYGSDQVRWLGRSFALALTVAFIAGGIGYVGYGLGPLSLLVLLMPALAWFGGELLRSARARRTLTTEVEQTATQRDAALTRADLEAERTRVARDVHDVVAHSLTVVIAQADGARYATAQRDEQAADAFETIAQTARDALADVRVLLTGLRHTQEDGPQPGVDDLGALLDSMREAGLTLAEREFGDRGHLTEARALALYRILQEALTNALRHGARDEPTVVELEWGADAVDLVVTNAAPASAAAEHTESAEPPHRGHGIDGMRERATLAGGVLSVHEGETFRVRLRLPLEPSPEPAEPGEVTRSAHVSESAEVSA